DNA sequence from the Sinomonas terrae genome:
CCCGAGGCTACGTGTTCGGCCTCTACGTGGCATTTTCCCGTGCCTAGGCTGACAGGGTCGGCGCGGGAAGCCGACGCCGACCATCGTTGAGGGTGGCGGCTCGGCGGAGCAGCGGGGGCTGCATGGGGGTAATACGGTGGATGCGTTTCGCATCGTTGAAAACGAAGTTCGTGAGCTGGTCCGGGTGCGGGGACTGGACCCACTCCGGCAGGCAGCTGAAGTACGCCGTCTGGTCGATGCGGCAGTAGTGGACTATGACGAGCGGGCCCTGCTGGGCGCGGTGCCGCCCCTTGGAGCGCTCGACGCCGCTCGTCGGCACGTCTTCGACGCGGTAGCGGGCTTGGGGCCCCTTCAACCGCTCCTGGATGATCCCGACGTCGAGGAAATCTGGATCAACGCACCCCATGAGGTCTTTGCGGCGCGCGGCGGTGAATCCGAGCTGACGGCGGTGACTCTCACGGAGCAGAGCGTCCGTGATCTGGTCGAGAGAATGCTCAAGACTTCGGGGCGCAGGCTCGATCTTTCCAGCCCTTTCGTCGATGCTTCACTGCCTGACGGCTCGCGTCTTCACGTAGTCATCCCCGATGTGACGCGACGGCATTGGGCCGTCAACATCAGGAAGTTCGTTGCCCGCGCTTCCCGGCTGGAACATCTGGTCGAGTTAGGCTCGCTCACCCCAGACGCCGCCCAATTTCTGTCGGCAGCAGTCGCGGGAGGCCTGAACATCCTCGTTTCGGGGGCGACTCAAGCCGGCAAGACGACGATGCTCAATTGTCTCGGTGCCGCGATCGGGGCTCGCGAACGGGTGGTGACGGTGGAGGAGATCTTTGAGCTCCGCCTTCCGCTTCGGGACGTTGTCGGCCTTCAGTGCCGCCAGGCCAATCTTGAAGGCACAGGTGAGATCCCCCTCCGGCGCCTCGTCAAGGAGGCCCTACGCATGCGGCCGGACCGGCTCGTTGTCGGCGAGGTGCGCGAGGCCGAGAGCCTTGACATGCTCATCGCGCTGAACGCCGGCCTGCCGGGAATGTGTACGATTCACGCCAATTCTGCGCGTAATGCGGTGACGAAGCTCTGTACCTTGCCTCTTCTCGCGGGCACCAACATCTCCTCTGACTTCATCGTGCCAACGGTCGCCGCCTGCATCGATCTCGTAGTGCATTGCACGCGCACCTCCACGGGACATCGTCAGGTTGCTGAGATCCTGGCCCTCGGCGAGCGTGTCGAGAACGGCCTGATCGAGAGCTCCTCAGTCTTCGCTCGCGTAGACGGCGAGCTCCGCCTTTCAGGTACAGGGCTGCCGAAAGCAGACAAGTTCGCGGCGGCTGGGATCGTCGCAACCTCCTTGGATGCCCACTGATGGCCCCCGCAGTCGGTTTGATTGGCGGCCTTGGCCTGTTCCTCGTCTGGTGGGCCTGTTGGGAGCCGCCGCGGTCGAAGACGCGATCAGAGAAGCCCGGGAGGTTCGAGCGGGCCCTTCGACAGGCGGGGATCGGCAATGTCTCGCCGGTCCGGCTTGCTGCCGCGTCGGTGGCCTTCGGAACTCTCGTGACGATTGTGGTCGCCAGCGCGACGGCGTGGCC
Encoded proteins:
- a CDS encoding CpaF family protein, translating into MGPLQPLLDDPDVEEIWINAPHEVFAARGGESELTAVTLTEQSVRDLVERMLKTSGRRLDLSSPFVDASLPDGSRLHVVIPDVTRRHWAVNIRKFVARASRLEHLVELGSLTPDAAQFLSAAVAGGLNILVSGATQAGKTTMLNCLGAAIGARERVVTVEEIFELRLPLRDVVGLQCRQANLEGTGEIPLRRLVKEALRMRPDRLVVGEVREAESLDMLIALNAGLPGMCTIHANSARNAVTKLCTLPLLAGTNISSDFIVPTVAACIDLVVHCTRTSTGHRQVAEILALGERVENGLIESSSVFARVDGELRLSGTGLPKADKFAAAGIVATSLDAH